Within the Eucalyptus grandis isolate ANBG69807.140 chromosome 1, ASM1654582v1, whole genome shotgun sequence genome, the region CTTGCTCGGTCTGTACGTATGCGGGCAGGTATTTCAACATCGGCGAAGTGGACATCACCGAGGAGGAGATTATCAAGGCCATGAGAGAGAAGGCGTCCGTGATGTTCGGGGCCATCCAGGCTTATTCGGCCCGGAAGTGAGGTTCGAATCGTGAGGTTCGCGGCCGTTCAGGATATTTGAGTACTGTTCTTGTCTTGTCGTCGAGGGACTGTGAGGGTCTTGTCCTTTCCGCGAGTATGATGGTTCTGGGAAAAGTTTCGTAAAATCGCTCTGCTTGCTTCGTTCGCAGGCCTATATGAAGTGTTGTCGTAGTAGAATTTCGTCCGATGTGGCCCTCAATTGAGTGACTCGTAGCGTGCGGTccctgatttttttctttttttcctttgcttttgtgCTTATGGTCTATCTCAATAGATGCGTGTGCCCCCCTTTGAGTTTCATGATTACATAAAGCTTCCAGCCGTATCACCTGGAAAGTCCACAGATCAGGCGATTCGCACTTAATCTGGATTGCGACGTATTGAAACCCTGCAAAATCGAACGAATGATCGACTGAGAACACAAACGATAATTTAAAACCGAATACAGCAACCATTTTCGCTTCTCCTTTGGAACTCCCTCGCCTTTCGTTGTTTCTCTTACCCAAACGAACTTGGAATTTGATCGTCTTCCATgttttgtgagtaaaacaaCCGTATCATTTTAACGTTATCAAATGTCTCAAAAGCGACCTCTCGGATTTAGCTGACTTCACTCTACATGATGACTGAGTTTTGAACCTTCGATAATTATATCCAGCACAGAGCAGATGACGTCAAAATGCCAAAACGGCTTTTAGGTTGCCGTGCGGTGCAATGCATACGAGGACATCTAAAGCATCCCAGGTCAGTAAGATGGTCATCTAAAGTTTCCGGGTCTCGAATTTCGGAATTATGTCTAAAGAATGCGACATGTACTCTGTCAATTCTTCGAGGGTAAAATGCCATTTTTCACTCTTATGCTGCATTCGGTCCCTAAGAAACAAAGTTGAAAAGGATACATTAAGATCGAAGAAGAATTCCTGCGgcttttttatatcatattccTTGTACGAGAAAACACCAGATACAAGGACAGATACAAATAAACAGTCCTTTAGAGTTTTGATAGATGGAGGATGTGATTGTGTAATTAAAGAAACAATTTTCAGTAAAGTACAAATAGAGATGCCATAATCAGCTGTAGGGCGAACTGCAACCACCAGTCTGGTGGTCTCTGCCGTCATGGTAATTGCCTGAGACCAGCACATGCGGTtgggatcataaaatttgtggaGGGCACGAAATTGGCAGCATATGTATGAATTTCTCCTGAAGCAGCTGCAACTTGACCAGTGACTTGCCCCAAGCGAGCATCTCCATCATAAGCAAGTTTCACACTACAAAGCAGCAAAACCATCCCACTCAAATTGATGTTTAGAGGAACAAAGCTACTTGCTATGAGCATGTAAATTAAAAGCCATAACTAGCACATGGATATTCTTCATCACGATTAGCAGTAAAACTTCCAGTAAATTGTGCATATAACCTAGAGCTGTTTGTGTTTAACTGGTTCTTAAACAGAACAGCAAAATAGTCTATAAACAAGATGCTTTATGGAACTCATTTCTCGCGGTGGAACATAAGACTTTGACCTGAAATTGTAATCAGAGAATAAAGTCTTACAGCCTTCACCTAATCTTTACCTGCTAATCACCCCAAAAATCCAAAGTTTATGAAGATGCAACACaacaaatcaaatttaacaCCAGCAAGAATGACTACCCTCTTAAAATTCAGAGCTTCTACTCATCATCTGTATCATCACTAGTTTGTCCAGATTCATCCTCATCCCTGTAAAAGACGTGATCGACgtcttcatcctcatcatcacttTCATCAGCTTGACGCTCGTGAAGAGAATCTCTAGTTTGATCATGCATGGCCTTGTCAATCTGTTGGAAGACAACATTTACCAAAATTAGAGCCTGTCTAGCTCGAAAAATTATCTGAACCAAAGATAGAAAGGGCCTAAACCTGAGCAGCAACAAACTGCAGCCGACCAACTAACTGCAGTAATGGTTGGATGACCGCCCCTCTAGCTTTTGCAGTCTACAAGGGAAAAATGATTACCATCAGGCAACCATAACTCAAGAACAGTAAATAATGGGAAGCTCTACGGAGAGTCtgagaagtaaaataatttagatgaagcaaaaaagaaaccaaTGCAATTCTTTCATATCATTGTTGATGCCACCTACTCCTAGAGAAAAGATAAGACAGGATTTTTCCTAGAACCAGAGAGTACTTACTCTTCAAAGCACCAGCCATAACTACCCCTTTCCCTCATACCACTTTTACAATTCAATGAAATCGACATACATAGAGGCAATTTAAGATATCTATGAACCTACTTTGCATCAGCAgcagcaattttttttagatatcTAACTTAGAAGCGTGTGAATTCGCAAATAATTTCATCATATTAGACATTTACGAGAAATGTATACAATGATCCAGCCCCAATTACACTTATCGCTTACATTGGTTTTAGCATTCAACAGAAGTACATAGAAAATAATGTATACATGAAACCATAGAAATTTATACTAACCCAGACTGTGGGGTCCAATTTTGTGGTTCTGAGTTCAGACTTGTGGAATAACTTACTGATGACTTACTGATGAGATAGTCACCaatttgaatagaaaagacACTCGACCACACTGATTCTAAACTTGAATAAACAAAACTCCTATTCTAAGAAAAGaacctgaaaaagaaacaagagataGGCTAAGCTTTGATCAAGAAAAACATGGACTAAGCTCTTGCTTACCTGGGAAGCTAACACATAGATGCTTACATTGCATTATTCTCATGGAATCATTTCATGCAACTGATTAATTAACCTTCTGGCCAAGGAGAAAAGGCTTTGTCTTGGCATAATTCCCAATCGGAAACAAGAGACCCATCATGGTTgtcaatttgcttttgataacCAGACAAACTAGGAACAAGATAATGTCACAACAATAACATGCAGACTTGCCAATACATGGAGAGGGCCACAAAAGGTTAGAGGCTGAACAAGGGAGACATATCAAATTATGAAAACATTGGACTAAAAAAAGCAGACAAGTATTATTGGCCAACAACGGCGAAGTAAAAAGGTTTTAGCAAGGCATTTAATCATTGAGGGGCCTATCCAAAAATCACCCATCAAGAGTacaaactaacaaaaaaatcaactgATTTTACTTCAATGAACTTGTTACCTTGCCAAAAGAATAAAGCAGCTCGGTCATTGGTTCCTGAGAAAGGACATAATCACTGTGAATGACCAATATCCTGCTAATCCACGGCAATACTAGCTTCGCATTAGATGACCTGCTCAAAAATATAGCATCCAATAACTATTAGCATGTTTTACCACCTCTAAACCTGCTAGATGCTTATGAGAATAAGACAAAGAAACAGACTAAGGAAGAGCCCAGCCAAACAACAGCTCCATAAatattagcaaaagaaaagtaagaagAACAAAGAACCTTGACTGCCACAAGGACAAAAGCTTTCTCAGTAGGTTGTATGCATCACTTGCTCCCATGGATAAAATAGCATCCCTTATCTAATAAGGCAGGGAAATCTTAGTGAAGCGCGGGAATTAAAAGTGCAAACAATGGAAATTATGGGTTAACACAACAAAAAAGATATATCTCCCCTAAGTAAGAAAATAACCTTTTTATTTGATAGATTGGCTTCCAGATTTATATCCTTGAAGAAAGCAGGATCAGGAGCTGATCTATCAAAAGAACCATCATTTCGACCAATAAATCCTAGCGATCTTAAATGGTCCTCCAGGCATATTGTAGACGTGCCCACTTCTACATCATCATCTGCAGAAACTGCAATAAGTGACAGAGCACCAGCTACCAGCATAATTATCAATGCACTTGTTTTAAGCAGAATAGCTGTTCATAGGCAAAGACACGTTTAAAGTCCACAGTCAAGTAACAGAATATCAGATAGTCccagaaaaaaatgaagatgtttCTGCATACGAAGTTGGtgaaaaaagaaacttaaagaGACCATTTTCCTACGAGTGAATAGATACATGTATCTGtctatttaaaaagaaaaatcaattagttTTACAGGCACTAAGGACACCCAATTTTTTCCTAATGCAACTTGAAACATAAACAAAGACAGCATCATTCCCAAAAGACAGATAATTGTACACATACTAATTCAGTGACTGGAGGCCAGAAAGTCATTTCCCAAAATCCAAGGAGGAATGATAAGTATTGAAAAGCAGGGATATTTAGCCATGGAAAACACTAAAAGCAATTAAAGCATgcgaaagaaaacataaaagataaataaaacaaatggaCATTGAAAGTTACGAGGGGAGTTGCCAAAACACAATATGGTGTACAAAAGATGCGTCACAAACCATCTAGCATATATAAAGTTTTAGTATCGGATGAGGGGACAAAATGCCAAATGATGATCCGAGCATTACTGTTTTTCAAAAGAGTTCAAAAAGCTTTTATTCCTGAAGATAACAAATACCAGATTGCTAGCACAAGGACCAACAAATGAGAAATTTAAGatataaggaaagaaaaaagaaaacacaaggTCTGCCTGCAGTTAGCTATGTTATAAGTGGAGGTATAATAGCCCTCATACTAAGACAATGACTACAATGCCCTTGTAATTCTTTCCTTGTGTCCCTTCTCCAATCTAACTTCTACTACTATGTCCaacctctatctctctctctctaaacttcAACTgcaccttttctttcttctggcATTTTATCTTTCTCGACCGCATTCTTCTCAAGCTTTCCCCTTAATAATTTTCAGGATATCAAGTTGTTCTATGACATGTATCTTTCAAAACGACATATTGACAGAAATGTATTTAGGAAATCGCTTAGAAAGCAATTCTCTAAGAAAAGAGAATTGGTTTTTTTGATAAAACTGCCGGCTATTCATGGAACATAAGAAGGAGATGAATAATCATCTGCTTCCGGAAGATATTCAGATAACTACTGAAAACTTAAGTGCTAAATTTTGTATCGACAATTTTAAGTGttaaaagtagaaataaaaacttGTTTGATGATAAATGAAATTGGATCCCTGAAAATTGCtaataccaaaaacaaaactgTGATTATAATAGGCAGGTTTTAGCACTATAATTGGTAAGAATCTATTAGCATCAATTACTTCTTCTACTGTACAGTCGAGCAAATCCCTTTCTTACCTACCACAGTAAGTGAACTCTTTACTAAATTGAATCTTTTAAGTCAAGCTCCTAAACGTTATGAAACAAGCATAATCTTGTCAAATGTTAATTTCCAAAACTTATTGAGCTATAAAAAATAACCCTAAGCCTTTTGGGATGACGAATTTTAGAAATCTCTCATAAAACAACTTTCAatgaaaatgcatgtttagactAAACCTCCTCGGATGATGCATAATATAATCAAGCACAGCAAATTAACACATCCAGGTAAACCATCTTCGGACAGAAACTTCCAcccatattatttatttatctgcTGGAATGTTAACACCTCCATGCATGAATTGTACTGGCAAACATAGTCAATCAATAGTCTCAAGATAAAATCACGGCAAGGGCTGTTATACTCTAAGAAGAACAGTACCATGCATTTGTTCGCTGCCCAAAGATTTTGCTTGACTCCTGCTGTTGACTATATCAGCAATAACGTCATCAGGGTCAATGCCAGAATATTGATGTGGTTTCTTTGTTTCTCCCAAGTCAGTAAAAGTTGGAATTGGATGTAGGGCATCTTCAGCATTTGCTCGATCCAATGCCGTCACTGCTTTATGAGGAAGTAACAATTAATGATCATTGAAGGACCAATGGTAAGAAACTTGAATATGCCAGCTAGAACATTAATGCGAATGATTTGAGTGGAGCATAGGAGATGAAGCAACAAATACAGGCAAATACTCAGTGAGAATATATGTAGCAGATAAAGATTTGCAGAAGGTATGGCACCGCTAGTTTTAAATTATAGGATGGTTCAGGACATGGATAActcaaagcaacaaaagcacATTACTTCACGTATACTTAAAGGTGCTTGTAGCAAAAATAGTTAAAATCCCTTCATAGATCCTATGATCCAAGGATCCACAAACTCATAGATGACATTATCAGgaaagaaaagcagaaaaagaGCTAGATATAAAGTTAGAATCTCAATCCAGAGATCTTTACATCTACAATGTCATAATCCTACCAACAGAAGAAGTATGCTAAAAAAAAGTCATCATttccaattaattcttttggcaTTTGTCCATGAACTTCAACACTGCATGTTACTAAAACTTTCCAACTTCACATTAAACAAATCCTTTTTCCAGAGTGGTGCTCACAATTATGTTGACCTCAGCTGTAAAATCATCTGAACTTTATGCTTCCATTATCATGTTCATCACTTACAATAGCAGGAAAACACATCTCTCAATCCATCCCTGCAATTTATAGATGCCAGAAAcaatttgttcttttcaaaATAGGCATAATTTGATCCATTATGCATATACACAAATAAAATTGCTAAGGAACCATCGAgttaagaagaaaatattataatcTTCTTGATCAAGAGAATGTCATGGAACTTCATCTTCAACTGCTACTAAGGGGAGGTAGCCAGTAGactattttattaatcaacatACATGCTACTTTTCAACCAAAGCACCAGAAGTCTGTACTTGCTTCCACAAACAGAGAGAGCCAGAGGACTTAATTgagccaaaaaaatatttaaaaaaataaaaaaacaaaattgagaagatcCTACAAGTTACAGTCTAAAACTAGACTTAACACTGCAAGATTAAACATATAAGAAAGCAACAGGTGAGACTGACCTTTATTCCTTACATCTTGTCCTCTCTTCGCCCTAACCAGGGATTGACCAGTGGGCAAAAGAATCCCATCTAAAGAGCTGTTTAAATTCATGTTTTTGCCAGAATGCACTAAAATTTTCTGAAAGAGTGGCTTTACTAGCAGACCATGGGAAATAAAAATGTGCCCAGATGCACGACTTGGAATGCCTTGTAATTTTGCAGCAAGTATTGTAGGTGCACCATGATGATTCTTCAATACAGAGTCCTCAATAGATAAAGAGACTTTTGCAGGTATCGAATTGCGTAGTTCCTCAATGTTCTGTCCAAACCAGAAATAACAAACGCCAGTCTCTGTAAGAGCCAAAACATACAGGCCTTTGAGATCTTCTTCTCCATTATCAAAGCATCTGCTGTCAAGATAGACTGCAGGATGCTCCATGGACAGTGTACAGCTTGCTGAGTGCATTTTGCTACCATCAACTCGCCAAACAGCAATATATCTTTCACCAGCGGCACAAGAAAGAACATACTTTCCATCATTGGTAAAGATCATAGAGCGAACAGCTCCCTACAATTCAGAGAATTCAATGGACTATAAATTAAGAGAAGCATAGGGGATGCAGAAAACAGAAGATACAAGACTTATTAAAAAACTAAGACTCACAGGATGGCCAGAAAACTTCTGTATCTTTTTCTGATCTGAGCAACTATATATCTTTACTTGGGCAGATGCAGAAGCTAGTACACTTCCATCTGCATAACACCAAAATAGAAGTCTCAGCAAATATTAACAGCTACAACCCAGCACACTCTCAATTCCCAATCATGGAAGACTTACCTAGTGTTTTTCACTTTCCTATATAACTTCAGATCCATTATTCATTTCATTCTCATTAGACTCATCCTGATTTCTATTTTGCTCCTCTAATTTCATACACTCAGAGTGATTTCCATCTAAATGCATTTAGAAAAAAGCCATGTCAACTCTTAAGTTTATGCATGCATTACGCATCCAGCTATTGTTACTTCCTCCAACCTCTCGTCCATGCAAGTGACTGTAGACTTGGGAGTCTCAGGAAATGTCATAGTCTACACTGTTTCATCTGCTTACCATGTTCAGAACATTTTCTTGCCACACATCCACCCACTTCTTTCataaaatcttttgaagatatTGGACTGGTGACTACCTTTTTATTCATGTAAAATCCCTTATGACTAAACCAATATACATCAACATAATCTCCAACTcacattaaaaatattttttcctcatCATGTCTAGCAGCAAAATCCTAATAATCCAAATTTTCGTTTCACTAGCATATATCAAGTAAGTGCACATTAAAAATAGAATCTTGTGCTGGGTCATTTAATCGATTCTAGCCCAACATCTGTATTGCATCAGCATGATCCACGAACTTAATTAAGTATTTCAAATGCAGCCTCACCTCACTCTATAGGTTTTCTATgtttcattgattaatgcccTGATTCAGCATGATCCGCGAACTTAATTAAGTATTTCAAATGCAGCCTCACCTCACTCTATAGGTTTTCTATgtttcattgattaatgcccTGATTCATAGATAGGTTAACCAAGTTTGGGAGATATGAAGTACAGCTCTGAAATGGAAAACCTAAGCCACATGGACTGGCCAAGTATCTTAAATCAGTTGGCTTAATATTGACATTAAATAGCTCCCACGTTTCAATCCTATTTGAAATACAAACCACCCAGTCTAGGTCGATGTAAAGCTCATGCATCTGGTTGCCATGCAATTGCTCAAAAAGCTTAGGTATGGTCATAACACATAGCCTTTCCACAAAACAGTAATGCAGATTTGGGAAGGCAAGGTTTAAAGCACTTGCTGAAGTACATGCGACATTCTTACATAATTTAAATGTTTATTTAGAATTGATAGAACAACCATAgtaaagtttcttttttttttttggtaagatccATAGTAAAGTTCCTACTTTAATTTACCCTTACACTGCAGAATCTGCATAAAGCACCAAACAGCTGTAAAGAAACAGGTCTAGAGAAGGACAAATTAAGCATACCAGATGAAACGGAGATGGAAGATATAGCCTTTGTTgaagttttaaacctttttaaggAGTTTCCTGTCACTGgatcaatttcacaaatcatcCCATCAGCACCACCAGTGTAAACGCGTGACCCTTTTTCAGAAAATGAGATGGCAGTGACACCCCTGCACATCAGAAGTAGGATATAAGGAACTTGCCAAAGTGCTAATGCCAACAGAACATTCATGATCATCCCCTCTACCACTTCAAAACACATTGGAAAAAGAGTGCAGCTAAACCCCTGCACACGAGACTTCAGAAATGTCTCAATCTCCATATAAGAAACTCAAATTCCTCAAAAACTATTAAGCCCATACCATTCCACAAGTTATCAAtttgccaaaagaaaaggaagttttCGACAACTTCAAAGTCACAAGAAAAAGCTTTTCAGCTGTAAATCCTGGAGCAGGCAACGCCAATCCTTTTTCAAACATTCTCATTCTATACCCCCAATAATGGGCAGAATATGCAATATTCACTGCATTAGTGACTAAAATGGCAATCCCAATTCAGCATAAAACTCAGCACTGCATTGGCAAGACAATATCTAATCTAACGTACAGTTTTTGGAATGCTATTCTACCAACAATGTCAAAAGAATGCAGTCGGCGAAGAAGCAACAAACTGCAATAAATTAAGattagaaaatcttttagaaacaACTTTCCTAGAAAGCCACAACATAAGGGTCATTCACAGCCAACAACAAGCAAGAGACTCCAAGATACTTAGTAGGTAACTCACCCAGGGTGACAGTCACTAATTCTCCATCTCAATTCACCAGATGCTACATCGAGTGCTAGGACATCACCCCCGCCTGTCCCTAAAACTATCAACGAGCCCCcatgctttcttttcctctgcaATCACCAGTCACAGGCCAGATTAGTTACCTCAAATTATAGAGAAAGCCCACCACCCACAGCAGATATCAAGAGGCAAAACTGTCCCTTAACTTCCATAAGAAATCACAAACCTACCTTTTTCCCCAAATCCAACCATTTCATGCAGGTGTAATCAACCGAAAGGTGACCCCTGTCCGGCTTCATGAACGCATCCGTCAGATCATTTGCCGCAATGTCGACAAACTCCGTCTGAATCTGCCCTTTCAAAGTGTCCCAAAtctaaaaaacaaagaaacagaaacaacaaaaagatcCCATTTAATTAAACGAAGCAACTGTTTCTTACTGAGATACAGTGGACGAGTAAGAAGGCAAAGTAGCATACGTAGGAACTGAGAATAACTGCTAATTCGCATCCGATTCCAGAATCAGACACCGTAAAAGCCAATACTTTCTTATCAAATCCTAAGAAAAGTCGCACAAAACGAAAGAATCGGGAAGCACGTGAGGTCAACCTTAATCCGGCCATCGCCGGAGCTGATGGCGAAGAATTCTGACGACGGACTGAACGCCGTCAAGAGGTCTCTGATGTTCGGCGAGCCCATGCCGTCGAACAGAGTGGAGATCGAAACCGGCTAGTCTGCTCTCGCCTGCTTCCAAGCACGGCCGGAAGCTTCGCCGGAGACGGGCTGAGCGAATCCGACGAGGGAGGGTCGCCGGCGGCAGgacggcgaggcggaggaggtTTATGGTGGGGAAGACAAGGAGGAGCTTCTGCTTTTGGGAGGGTTTAGCGAGGGTTTTGAACTGACTGATTTTTCATAttgcccaaaaaagaaaaaactgaatttcttttttgcttttccatttttttttttttttgtcctttttattattgattttttgttcagaTATTACAGTTActcaactcaatttttttttatatgatctTATTTTCTGTCAAATGAATTCTTTTTTATATGGCACGAAAATGTTAAAGACTGGACATTTACCGGTTCGTTGTATAAAATTATAAGCAAACAGAGgggaaaatagagaaattaaaaaattcatatgcttaaaataaaatgaaaacaaattaaaCCATTTATTCCTCAGGATGCTTCGGAGGATGTAAATACGTAAAGAGGTATAATTAGCTTTTTATCATCTAAAAGCTACAAAAACAGATGGACTCCTTAATAAAATGAAGGAAGCATTACAAATggtcctttatcttttcttttaatgtgtAATTTCGTCGGCGGAACTTTCGATCGAGTCGATTTGGtctgaactattgataaatgtcaatctagtccctaaacttttgatcggctcaatttggtccttgaactatttataaatgtccgatctagtccttcgttactatttttcctttttttaaaaatttttttaacttttttttaatttttaaaatttaaaagaaaattaattttttgcttttcctctcttccctccgccggagccggcgtcggcgaggtcATCTCGCCGACGTCAAGCGGGGCCATCCTCGTTGGACACGGGCGAGGGAGcccccctcgcccgacgcccggcagggccgccctcgcccgacgccgaggTGCTCccttgccggcgtcgggcggggAGCACCCGGCGTCGGGTGAGGGGCTCCCTCGCTAGATGCGAGGGCCCCTCGCCCGGCGCCGgcgggcgaccctcgccggacgcgCTTCCCTCGCCGGagcggcggagggaagagaggaaaagcaaaacaaattaaaaaaattttaaaaaaggaaaaaaataacgAAGGACTAGATCGAACATTTATGAatagttcaaggaccaaattgagccgattaaaagttcaaggactagaTTGGACATTTGTCAatagttcaaggaccaaattaAGCCGATCGAAAGTTTAGGGACGAAATTGCACATTAGGCAAAAGTATtgggaccatttgtgacattttctcTAAAATGAACATAAGATTGACATCCAAGCTCAGTACAAAGGAGGACAGATAATATCtagcaaaattttttaatataatacaGTAAACAGCAGATGAGTCACAGTGCCCATCGACGGTGGGATGGTATGCATCTTCATCCTCGTTATCCATTGTGAAATATAATCGATAATATTCTCAATTACGAAACAAAATTAACTTTTAGGTCTGTATAGTCCATTGGCTTAATTAATTCGGAAACAAAAACctattttaaatggaaaaatttaaactaaaggTGTAAAGTGGACCACTATCTCAAAAAAGGGTTAAGAATTCAATCTtgtctcaaaaaagaaaatgaagtggTTGAGCTAGTTTCAAATTAGGGCCCTAATTTTGAAAGGTAAAGTAAAggcaattttctccaaaaaaataaaataataataatctacTATGACCCAATTTGAAGAAGCCCCAAATTGGAGAAGCTAGGGTTCCTCCGACTTGAATCTTCCTCCAAAAGAGTTCACGTGCCACCGAGGTCGAATTGATTTTAGAATTTACTTTGATCCGGTTCGGT harbors:
- the LOC104436824 gene encoding uncharacterized protein LOC104436824 isoform X5; protein product: MGSPNIRDLLTAFSPSSEFFAISSGDGRIKIWDTLKGQIQTEFVDIAANDLTDAFMKPDRGHLSVDYTCMKWLDLGKKRKRKHGGSLIVLGTGGGDVLALDVASGELRWRISDCHPGGVTAISFSEKGSRVYTGGADGMICEIDPVTGNSLKRFKTSTKAISSISVSSDGSVLASASAQVKIYSCSDQKKIQKFSGHPGAVRSMIFTNDGKYVLSCAAGERYIAVWRVDGSKMHSASCTLSMEHPAVYLDSRCFDNGEEDLKGLYVLALTETGVCYFWFGQNIEELRNSIPAKVSLSIEDSVLKNHHGAPTILAAKLQGIPSRASGHIFISHGLLVKPLFQKILVHSGKNMNLNSSLDGILLPTGQSLVRAKRGQDVRNKVTALDRANAEDALHPIPTFTDLGETKKPHQYSGIDPDDVIADIVNSRSQAKSLGSEQMHDDDVEVGTSTICLEDHLRSLGFIGRNDGSFDRSAPDPAFFKDINLEANLSNKKIRDAILSMGASDAYNLLRKLLSLWQSRSSNAKLVLPWISRILVIHSDYVLSQEPMTELLYSFGKTAKARGAVIQPLLQLVGRLQFVAAQIDKAMHDQTRDSLHERQADESDDEDEDVDHVFYRDEDESGQTSDDTDDE
- the LOC104436824 gene encoding uncharacterized protein LOC104436824 isoform X2 is translated as MGSPNIRDLLTAFSPSSEFFAISSGDGRIKIWDTLKGQIQTEFVDIAANDLTDAFMKPDRGHLSVDYTCMKWLDLGKKRKRKHGGSLIVLGTGGGDVLALDVASGELRWRISDCHPGGVTAISFSEKGSRVYTGGADGMICEIDPVTGNSLKRFKTSTKAISSISVSSDGSVLASASAQVKIYSCSDQKKIQKFSGHPGAVRSMIFTNDGKYVLSCAAGERYIAVWRVDGSKMHSASCTLSMEHPAVYLDSRCFDNGEEDLKGLYVLALTETGVCYFWFGQNIEELRNSIPAKVSLSIEDSVLKNHHGAPTILAAKLQGIPSRASGHIFISHGLLVKPLFQKILVHSGKNMNLNSSLDGILLPTGQSLVRAKRGQDVRNKAVTALDRANAEDALHPIPTFTDLGETKKPHQYSGIDPDDVIADIVNSRSQAKSLGSEQMHVSADDDVEVGTSTICLEDHLRSLGFIGRNDGSFDRSAPDPAFFKDINLEANLSNKKIRDAILSMGASDAYNLLRKLLSLWQSRSSNAKLVLPWISRILVIHSDYVLSQEPMTELLYSFGKTAKARGAVIQPLLQLVGRLQFVAAQIDKATHDQTRDSLHERQADESDDEDEDIDHVFYRDEDESGQTSDDTDDD
- the LOC104436824 gene encoding uncharacterized protein LOC104436824 isoform X4, coding for MGSPNIRDLLTAFSPSSEFFAISSGDGRIKIWDTLKGQIQTEFVDIAANDLTDAFMKPDRGHLSVDYTCMKWLDLGKKRKRKHGGSLIVLGTGGGDVLALDVASGELRWRISDCHPGGVTAISFSEKGSRVYTGGADGMICEIDPVTGNSLKRFKTSTKAISSISVSSDGSVLASASAQVKIYSCSDQKKIQKFSGHPGAVRSMIFTNDGKYVLSCAAGERYIAVWRVDGSKMHSASCTLSMEHPAVYLDSRCFDNGEEDLKGLYVLALTETGVCYFWFGQNIEELRNSIPAKVSLSIEDSVLKNHHGAPTILAAKLQGIPSRASGHIFISHGLLVKPLFQKILVHSGKNMNLNSSLDGILLPTGQSLVRAKRGQDVRNKAVTALDRANAEDALHPIPTFTDLGETKKPHQYSGIDPDDVIADIVNSRSQAKSLGSEQMHDDDVEVGTSTICLEDHLRSLGFIGRNDGSFDRSAPDPAFFKDINLEANLSNKKIRDAILSMGASDAYNLLRKLLSLWQSRSSNAKLVLPWISRILVIHSDYVLSQEPMTELLYSFGKTAKARGAVIQPLLQLVGRLQFVAAQIDKAMHDQTRDSLHERQADESDDEDEDVDHVFYRDEDESGQTSDDTDDE
- the LOC104436824 gene encoding uncharacterized protein LOC104436824 isoform X1 produces the protein MGSPNIRDLLTAFSPSSEFFAISSGDGRIKIWDTLKGQIQTEFVDIAANDLTDAFMKPDRGHLSVDYTCMKWLDLGKKRKRKHGGSLIVLGTGGGDVLALDVASGELRWRISDCHPGGVTAISFSEKGSRVYTGGADGMICEIDPVTGNSLKRFKTSTKAISSISVSSDGSVLASASAQVKIYSCSDQKKIQKFSGHPGAVRSMIFTNDGKYVLSCAAGERYIAVWRVDGSKMHSASCTLSMEHPAVYLDSRCFDNGEEDLKGLYVLALTETGVCYFWFGQNIEELRNSIPAKVSLSIEDSVLKNHHGAPTILAAKLQGIPSRASGHIFISHGLLVKPLFQKILVHSGKNMNLNSSLDGILLPTGQSLVRAKRGQDVRNKAVTALDRANAEDALHPIPTFTDLGETKKPHQYSGIDPDDVIADIVNSRSQAKSLGSEQMHVSADDDVEVGTSTICLEDHLRSLGFIGRNDGSFDRSAPDPAFFKDINLEANLSNKKIRDAILSMGASDAYNLLRKLLSLWQSRSSNAKLVLPWISRILVIHSDYVLSQEPMTELLYSFGKTAKARGAVIQPLLQLVGRLQFVAAQIDKAMHDQTRDSLHERQADESDDEDEDVDHVFYRDEDESGQTSDDTDDE
- the LOC104436824 gene encoding uncharacterized protein LOC104436824 isoform X3, which gives rise to MGSPNIRDLLTAFSPSSEFFAISSGDGRIKIWDTLKGQIQTEFVDIAANDLTDAFMKPDRGHLSVDYTCMKWLDLGKKRKRKHGGSLIVLGTGGGDVLALDVASGELRWRISDCHPGGVTAISFSEKGSRVYTGGADGMICEIDPVTGNSLKRFKTSTKAISSISVSSDGSVLASASAQVKIYSCSDQKKIQKFSGHPGAVRSMIFTNDGKYVLSCAAGERYIAVWRVDGSKMHSASCTLSMEHPAVYLDSRCFDNGEEDLKGLYVLALTETGVCYFWFGQNIEELRNSIPAKVSLSIEDSVLKNHHGAPTILAAKLQGIPSRASGHIFISHGLLVKPLFQKILVHSGKNMNLNSSLDGILLPTGQSLVRAKRGQDVRNKVTALDRANAEDALHPIPTFTDLGETKKPHQYSGIDPDDVIADIVNSRSQAKSLGSEQMHVSADDDVEVGTSTICLEDHLRSLGFIGRNDGSFDRSAPDPAFFKDINLEANLSNKKIRDAILSMGASDAYNLLRKLLSLWQSRSSNAKLVLPWISRILVIHSDYVLSQEPMTELLYSFGKTAKARGAVIQPLLQLVGRLQFVAAQIDKAMHDQTRDSLHERQADESDDEDEDVDHVFYRDEDESGQTSDDTDDE